The Tenrec ecaudatus isolate mTenEca1 chromosome 11, mTenEca1.hap1, whole genome shotgun sequence region GTCTAAAAGTACCAGTCTTGTTTATGTGTTTTGAAGAAAATGGTCTGACATCATCCCAGCCTAAACAACCAACCATGTTTATCCTTCGGTTGTTTCTTCCATGAGAAAAGTTGCTACCTCACCCTGTAACTCCATCAGTTACTCTAGTACTTCTCTTTGAGACAGCTCTTCATGTGTCATACTTTGAGAAGCCCTGGGAGGGAGAAAACAGAGGGTCTTTCTTCCTTAAGACTGCCCTAAAAAGAAAGAGTAGCCAAACCTAGTGTTGAATTTAAAATAGAGTAAGCATTTTTGTTTCAAGGATTATTGATTAATAAATGTTAAGTTAGTAACGTAGTTAAGTTCAAGTTTGTTAGTAATGTAATGTCATATTTAATGGAGGTTAAAAATTGGTGAGTAAATTTACTAGCTGGAATTGATTAAAGAGAGATTTGATTTGTAGAAGAGTTATAATAATATggatattttgattttttaaaaatactgttttATAGGCTAGATGATTTCTCCAGAACTTTGCTAGCTGTTCTGTTCATTGTAGCCATGTTTGCTGCTGGCCGCACCGTGATGTGCTTTTTAATTAAGGAATCTAGAGCAAATTAAAAACTTAAGTTTTTATATTCTAATAGGCAGATCAACAGTTGGTGAAGAAAGGAAAAAGCAAAATTGGGGACATGTTGGAAAAAGCAGCTGAATTATTAATGAGTTGTTTTCGTGTCTGTGCCAGTGACACGTAAGTAAGGATTTTGAAAGCTAAGCTATTTTCAATATTGTATTGTGTTGCCAAAAGCATTTGCCCTTTCATGTCTTTTGtctaaggcaccctggtggtacagtgggttaagcatcagcTGCTGACCGCCAAGCCGGTCGTTCAGCTTGTGGCCAGCTtgagggagagagacgaggcctCTGCCCCGTGAAGATTTAGTCTTCGAACACCCCGGGATGGTCACGGAGTcaagttgactcagtggcagtcggTTTGGTTTTACTTCTACATATGTTATAAACCCATAAtcgttatttttgttttaaatagtttATTGTGTAGTAAGTAATCTTTCCATTTACCCACGTATTCATTTTCCAGAGCTCTTCCTTCGAAGAGGAGCCTTGGAGCTTAGTGGGGTAATACCTTGGACTGTTAGCTACAAGGGCAGCaatttgaattcaccagctggtccttgggaaaaaagatggggctttctgctcccataaacatttacagtctcagaattggTTCCTAAGATTTGTTCAATTGGTGTTTCTTCTTAGAGTAGTGGGCTCATATAATACTTGTCTTTTTGTAATTGACTTCTAGATCAGGGATCAACAGACTCTATAAAATGCCAGGTATTTTAGTCTTTGTGGGCCATAATCAACTTTGGTATTATAGTATGAAAGGAGGTATAGattaaaaaatgaatgtgacgagcccccaataaaatgatttttttttaaaaaagaatgtgtttgtgtttttaaaagcaaactaaaaaaaaacaaaaaattgtgATCAAAGTTTTTTAAATTCAtgtaattttcatttttaatgaaatattattcTTACGTTGatgttttttaatccattagaAAAACCCACTAGTTTAGTAGTTGTCCAAATATAGGCAGTATGCTAGATTTGGCTCATGGGCTGCAGTATGCCAACCTTCAACCTAAGtcatttttcatttaatttaagAACCAATAATAGTCTTAGACCTGGAGAGCTTGTTAAACCAATCCCAAACATTTCGGCTCTCTCCTGTTTGGAGCATAGCTAGTATgttcgctgctgctgctgctgctgctgcttaggCACCACAATCTAAGAACCACTGCTGTTCCAGAGCTGATGGTCGCACTCCGAGTCGTTGGGGAGAGATGGCAGAGGGTAAACCTGCCCCACAGTTTTATGTCATCAGACTGTCTTGCACCAAAGGGAAAGACTGGCTATTGAGTTAGTTGTGAGCCCGTGATGGAATCCGAGCTTTGTGCTAGAAGGGCATGGACTGTTTCTGTGATTGTGGTGGCATGCATGTTCAAAGCCCTTGGCTGACGCAGATGGTCCCTACCCTCGGTGCGAGCTGAAAGGTTACACTCAGAAGCATctaccatgggagaaaggcttgcGAGTCTGCTGGGAACTCCCTGTCACTGAAAATCCTGTAGCACACGTCACCTTGGGCTTGTGTCAGTCAAAATAACTCAGGGGCAGCTAGCAAGTAAGCAATATGTCAAAAACGCCTAAGTAAAGGCTTTAAACAATGGTTTTTCACACATTATTTGCTTTTCATTAGTTCAAATATGCTTACCTTAGTGAAATTGCATTGTTTCGGGCCAGTGTTGCTTAAGAATAATGATCAAAATCCTTTAATCTTATTTAGTCCTACGTGAAGGGATACTATTAAATGACCATTGCAGAGGCCATTAAAGCTGGGGGACGTGTTGGCTGCTAGCGTCTATTTCAGAAGTTTGAAATcacaagctgctccttgggagaaagatgagactgcaatTCCCGTAAAGATTTGCTCTCGGAAAACCCACCAGGGTAGTTTCAGCCTAGCTGGAGGGTCACTCTAGGGCAGCCACTGTTCTGGAGTTTTCCCTACTAGATTTGTTTTGCCTGTTCTGGAACTTTgtatgtcttttgttttgttttgtgatttaCCCTGAATGTTGTGTATTCCAGAAATTCATTTTGTGTATAATGGTAAGAGTAAAGACATTGTTATACATGTTTTAAAAGGATGTGTATAACAATTAGCTTTTGCATCATAGTTCTGCAAACTAGGCTGATCTCAGCTGAGCAGGAAACTGGTCCAGCAGGAGAAATCTGTTACCTACTTTTTTCCTGGGGATTAGGGTTTCTGCTTggctcttgttttaattttacctGTTAGGTAAGACATTCCCTTTTGTCATTCTGTCTTATTTGACTTGAGCGGTGGGACTTTTATATCAACTTGTTCTGCAAGTTTGTgatttataaagaaaaatgtgaTTTCCTGTGTAACTTCTAAAAGTTGTTTTTCCCTAGTCGTGCTGGAATAGAGGATTCTAAGAAGTGGGGGATGCTGTTTCTGGTGAATCAGTTATTTAAAATTTACTTTAAGGTATGCTTCTTTATAATGTGTGATCCTTTATAAGCTTTAtactttgaattttccttctcccTATTTCCCTAGCTAccatattctttccatttttagcTAGCCTCCCTGCCAGTGCTTGTGAATGAGACTCATAATTCTAACAGTTAACACTGTTGACTGCCTACTGAGCGCAAGACACTATTCTCAATGCTTTCATGAATCGTTGTGTTTAAATGTCAGTCCGCCGAGGTCAGTGTCAGCTCTGAGGGAAGCTCAGGTTCCAGTCTGTTAAGTTACTGGCCCAACATGGGGTAACTGGATTTTAAATGCAAGCCGTTTCTTTCCAGATACTTCCACCCTTTGTTGTAATTATCagctgtttaaaagtgatgggtggaTAGACGTATAAATGCATCATTCTTTGCTATATAAAGTTGACTAGATCAGAGAAGCTCCATCACAAATGAGCAGCTGGAATTTGGATAATCTGTTTTGGGAGTTTTAAATTCAAGTCACATACTTGATGTGCTTTCCTGTCTGAGTTGCTTTAATTCATCTGGTGGCGGGTTTGCAGACAGTCCCACCAGCTCATCACTGAACATCATTGAATGGTTTCCgttttccggggggggggggggtgtgaatcTCATAGGCTTCGAATGTGACAATACACCATGCCATTttttgttttagattttattattaaataacgAACTTTGGTGTATGAAATAGGTTATATAATTCCCATTATGAGGCATATGCTTGGTGAGATTTatattttttgtatttgttttaaatGACTTGTTACTCATTACAGATCAACAAACTCCATTTGTGCAAACCTCTCATTCGAGCAATTGACAGCTCAAATCTCAAAGAAGATTATAGCATTGCGCAGAGAGTGACATACAGATACTATGTTGGACGCAAGGCTATGTTTGACAGTGACTTTAAACAAGGTATGTTACTTAGCTTTTTTCTAGTATTTTAAATAAGACATGACATTTTGTTCAACTTAAGTGATAGAGTCTTAGAGAACATAATTACTGTATTTTATGATTACTGACGAGAACATATGTTCCAAGCTATGTTATTATGTTGTCTTATTTTGGACACTATaattgattaaataaataaaaattacctTTGATGATTTTTTAAGCCATACTGGGTTTCTAGAATATATGTCAGGGCATCATAGTCTATCATGAAAGTCCTTgtatttgggggttttttttggtgtgtgtaagaaagaattaAGTGTATGGTTGATCTTTGAATTGAATGCACGAaatggttttctttctctcctttaacCTCCGTACTGTGATGTTTATGAGTACATGTGTATTAAAATTTACAAATGCTAATAACAGTAGCTTACTAGATGCCAATGTAACTTCAATGGCAACTGTCAGCAACAGATGCCCTTCGGCAAATCCCAATCGCAGTGAAAGTGAATTTTTTCAGCATTTCCCCCTTTGTTAAATAGAACTTTCCTGCCAGTTGTCTTTTCACTTTGTGCTATAGATTTTACTTAAGGAAAAATACTAACCACTGAAATGAAACTGGGCTGGTATTTTTTGTGATGATAAAAGAAGCAACCTTTTCCTTTTATATAAAGATGAAATGTGAGAGTCAGGAGCAGGAGGGAAAATGTGATCATTTACTGTCACAGAGAATACTGAAGAAAATGTAGGCGGCTTTTCTATCGCTTTCGACTGAAACACTGTGTTATGTTTCTTTAGCTGAGGAGTATCTGTCATTTGCATTTGAGCGTTGTCACCGCTCAAGTCAGAAGAACAAGAGAATGATTCTGATATATTTGCTTCCAGTGAAAATGCTATTGGTACGTGATTGTCACTCAGCGTTTACAGATCATCTTGCTTTACAGAAGTTAATAAACTTTCAAAAGTGTAGTCGATGATACATTCACCATCTGAACTCTATGTGAACACTTGCCCGAAATAGAGACCGAGTAAGCATTGGTATGTGACCTGCCCTAGATCCTTCCATGACTCGTATTTACAGTTCTTTTTAGAAAGTCTTTGCTGGTTTTATTTCCCCTAAAAGTACCCATTCAAAAGCACACAATATAAATGCAATGTTATTTTCACATCTTCCTGAACATCCAAAATGACTAACACTAATAGAAacagattacaaaaaaaaaagaagaagcagattACCCAGGAAAGGAAAATGTTCTTGCCTGTCTGTAGATATCTTAGTCAccagaattattttttatatttaaaaagaaatgccAAGTAACTGATGAGTTAGTTGGGGGGAAAAATTCTCAAAGTAAGCGCTTTCTtcccattaatttttttaattatcaaagcAATAAATAGCAATAGATAAATTTGGTGAAAACATTATTCAGAAGAGCTTCATAATCGAAAAGCAACCACCTTGTTTCTATCCTTCCCCACTTCCCATCCTACTTCCTAGAGAACGCGTTTTAAATGTTCTGCTGATTCCTCTCTAAAATTTTTCCTTATTTCTAAATCTATGTCATCCTACTCTTTCTTCAGTAACCACTGCCCTCCCTATTATATAAATGATGAGAGATGAGGCCCAGAGCAAATAAGGTCCAAGTCATATGTCTTGGACAAAATTGGACATGAACAGGTTTTCTGATTTCTGACcagggtgtttttgttgttttgtttttgacagtGTATGATGTTTTAATTACTGTTCAGTTACTTAAgacaaatttctagaaaacaCAAGTTGTGTTTTACCTTATACTTAATACTTCAGTATGTATTTTAAAAAGCTGTttaaaaatgaaagcatttttattttggaaaattaACTCTTTGTCTTAGGGTCATATGCCAACTATTGAACTTTTGAAAAAGTATCATCTTATGCAGTTTGCTGAAGTGACCAAAGCTGTAAGGTAGAGTACTGTAATTTGATCATTTGGGATTTTTTAAATATGTGAAATTTAATGAAACGGTCACATCTTCTGGAAGAAATCATTGTGTTCTGCCATTCTTTCTTGCTGGAGTTGTTATGTTTTATAATTATTCTTGCGCCTCCTTTCCCTCTCCCAACCTCAGTGAAGGCAATCTCTTACTACTGAATGAAGCCCTGGCAAAGCATGAAACCTTTTTTATTCGCTGTGGTATTTTCCTTATTCTTGAAAAACTGAAGATCATCACCTACAGGAATCTTTTTAAGAAAGTGTAAGCAAactgttgtctttttttttactaATTAACTAATGCTACATTCTTAGTATAAGTAATGGAAAACATCACAGTGGGAGGCGGGGGGGCGATCTTCTGAGATGAGGATCATGATCTATTTGAATTTGGGTCTCAtcatcttccctttctttttcttaaaaaaattgtaactcttttttttccttttaatcattttattggaggctcgtacaactcttaaatcacaatcaatacatccatccattgtaccattgtacatttgttgccatcatcattttcaaaacattttttcccttctcaccccactctccctgcctcatggacccttgatagtttattattatgttttcatgtcttacactgaccaatgtctccctttatccacttttctattgtccatctccctgCCAGGGGGTTATaggtgtagatcattgtggtagGTTCTCCCTCTCTcgccacaccttccccttcccttcctggtatgatCTTCCCTTTCTTTCAATTGTGTGAAATACAGTGAAATCTTCAGACCTAACTAGCCATTGCCTCCTTACTTACCTTGTTGTTGTTATCGATGACAACACTGTCCCCACTTTGGGGAGAAGCAGTGCATTTTATCGACACAACACTAGATTGTATGTGACAAGAGACTATTGCAGCCAGTATTTTTAAAGTGGGCCCTCAGATTCAAATACTTCCTGCGTTATCCGAATGTGTAAGACAGATTGCTCAATTCCTCTCTTGATGACCAAGTAAAGCTCCCCCGTCACTCATTTGTCAGCAAGTTAAgtcttaatatataattgtttcttttcttacatGTAATACTGGAGGCTGACTATCTTCTGTAAGATCTGATCCCAACAGGCTTTGCGTTAAATTTCAAAAATCAGACTTTTTGCAATGTATAATATATCAAAAATAGGAATAACAATAGTTTATTGACTCTAAGATACCATCTATTATTAAATGTATCCTGATTTCAGAGAtataaaaatgtgaagaaagatgCATCTTAGAGTTAATAAAATAAACtcagtaatttttaaataaatgttgtGCTTTCTTTAAATTGAAAAGTTAAAATTGTTTAATAGCTTTTCTTTTTAGAGTGTATTTTAATGGGTGAGAAAAAACTTTTCATTCCTTTattaaaagggggaggggagtgatCCTTGTGGTTTAATAGAGTCACCATTTCTTGACCTTTGAAGTACTTTTTACTAATTAGTAAAATAGAATTCTATTTTCTTCTCTCAGGTATTTGTTACTCAAAACACATCAGTTGTCTCTGGATGCTTTTCTGGTTGCCTTGAAATTTATGCAAGTAGAAGATGTAGATATTGATGAAGTTCAGTGTATTTTGGCTAATCTCATATACATGgtatgtgatctccctgcattaatTTGAACAACTATTCACAGTAGAATTTTAGGTAGAATTTGAATCTTCGTTATAATAGGATTATTACTAGGTCTTTGGATATTTTCTAATAGAATTAATTTTACTCCAGGAAATAACCACAACAAAGGGTTTTATAGAGGGTGGGTGAGTGGATATAATATATAAGGGAACTCCAAAAAGTTTCcaaaaattctgttatcttttcattccattattCTATGAACATTTTGAAACTCCCTCATGCATTTCCATGTTTTTCTTGCATATGTTTATATTATTGTCTTTGTTGATTTAAATTGCACTGGGTtgcttaactgaaaggtcagcagttcaaaggccctagctgctctgcagaaaaagatgaggctttctgtacccataatgatgtgcagcctcagaaacccacaagggcagttgtacCATGTTCTGTTGGGTAACTGTGAGCATTGACCGGTACacgcattgactcaagggcagtgagtgttTCTGGGAAATCCCCCTGAGCCATGCAACTAGTgaagtgcctggctgctaactgaaagtttcaAAGTGGGAGTCCACTCAGGCACCTCAGGAAAAACCCTGACAATCTGCTCCTGAGAAAATCGGCCCCAGCAAGCCCGATGGAGCacgcttctactctgacacacgtgggggcAGCAGGCATTGAGTCCGTTTGGGAGcgactgtttttgtttgtttgttgttttgaatCATTGAAGAAGAAATGCTTATCGTGTACTTCAAATCTAGAAGTATAAGGTCATTTCTACGTTTTTTTCTCCTGCAGGGTCACATTAAAGGGTATATATCACATCAGCATCAGAAGCTAGTCGTGAGCAAGCAAAACCCATTCCCTCCACTATCAACAGTGTGTTGAGTATGTAACATGACAATGGAAGAGCAATTTGTTGCCTTTGTTTTCAATTGCGTTGAAGTCAGTACTAATAAAGTCATGTTGAGAAACTCTTGAAGACCCCCCTTTCAGGAATGGTGAGACTGAGTTTTCCAGTGGACATGCATGGATGACTGGACATGCTCTTTTATCACTCGTGGCTGGTGTTCGCCTCACAGAGTCAGCATTCCTTTTTCAGACCAGGAAAACCCCTCGGGGGAGCTCGGCAGTATTCTCGGGACCCTGCAAAAGAGGCTTTGTCTTGAAGGCAGCTACCCAGTTTACTTTTTTATAAATATTGTTCATAAAAGTTTTCTTTGTAATTTTTTgtaattttctattaaaaaagaCATTCTGAATTTATACAAATaccatattttttttaattgtctcttgcaggatacatctatttttaagtattaaaatGGCTTCTCTTTTAAAGTTGAATTCAATTGTATTTAAAATTTCCAGATTTCATAGCCTGTCCTTTTCATCTTTATGTCTTCTGTTTATGAAAAAGTTAGGAAAGAAGAAAACttcataataaaacatttaagcTAATCTCTGCCGAGTTAACTTATTTGAAagctgttcacctgctttgtgCAGAGGAACCAGTCTAGAAGTGTGAATTCTCTTTTATTCGATAGTCACCATGTCTGGAAATATTCATTTATGTATGTGGCCCCTCTATCAGCTGTCTTAAGAAACCGCTACCAGACTTAGTGGTGTAAAATAGTCCATTATTTTACTGATGTCACATGAAGCAGACAAATTGTCCTAAGCCCTGAAGACTGTGCTGAGGGCGAGATGCTCCATCAGTAACATTGTGTAGGGTCTGCCTTATGTTCAGGCTGAGAGAACACAGAGGTCATCCCTAAACCTTCAatctatgagggggtacccccaaaatcaGAATACAGCTCCGCTGGGCCAAGGTTTTGTTGGACACGTTTTTCCTGCTAGATGAGCATCGAGCAGCtcactgagtcagtgcacccagtggggttGCCTTGGAAAGTGCTCTCTGGTCAGTgagttttttcatgaaagcagtttttctcaaacttcattttttgtgatggccaatttaagagaacagcgtgcggctgtgaacatttgtttcctgcttgggaaaaatgccgcagaaactgttgcaatgttaaacacagcttccaaggaccacactatgagaaaaactcaagtgaacaagtggttttctcattccaaaaaaaggtgaaatgtcgattgatgacaaacctcattctggatgtccataaactttctgaatggacaaaaatgcatttggagtttgttccaccagatcagactgttaagctTTCTGTGTAGATTTAAAagaattgcataacagtgtgggaTAAAAAAACAGTGTGGGTTTGTAGCAgatggactggttttgccaccatgacaacgcacctgctcatgcagccctcTCAGTGCGccaattttgggcaaaaaaaagtatgcctctcttgccccatgtacattactcacctgacctctccatgtgacttctttttgtttcctcaaatgaagagggccatgaaaggatagcaatttgatgatgtagaagaggtaaagTAAAAAAATGAAGATGCTGTCATCCATAtaaacagacgagtttgaaaatgttgccaagaatgaaatcacaaatCCAGGGCGgcggataccttcaggaccaggggtgtgagtgacgatactgggagggtagagggagagtgggttggaaagagggaactgattacagggatctgcatgtgacctccctgggggacgggcaacagaaaagggggtgaagggagacggcagacagggcaggatgtgacaaaataattataaattgtcaagggctcatgaggaaggagggaggggcaaaaaaagaggacctgatgccaagggtttaagtggagaacaaatgctttgaaaatgatggcaatgaatgtacaaggctgctttacacattgatgtatgtatggattgtgatgagttgtatgagcccctaataaaacatttttaaaaaaagaatggaatcacaaatttgacaaatgtattaagtgtaatggagagtactttgaagtgataggttgctttgtaaaaaaaatacatagctttgaaaaccaactttttaaaaatttgggggTGGGTATCCCTTTGTAGAATGGCATTAATGCACATAGATTTCATGCCAGTGCACTTTCATTAACCTCAAAAGCTGCTGCTTTCCCCAGTTACCCTGAGCACCGATTTCTAGAAACTGAGACTAGCCACTAAGACAGTGACAGATGACTTCATGTTGCCAAGAATGGAGGTGTACTGTACTGCAGTGTGCTTTCTATGTACACTAGCTTTATCTCCCCTGGACCACTGTTCTCTTAGAGCTTTACATTTCTCTACGACTCCGCAGAATGTCATCAACATCCAGTTAAAGTTTGCTTTTCATAACAACTTGGGCATTTGTATTTCTATAAGCATACCTGAATTTAATACATTTGGGTTTAAAGCTGTAGAAAGCAGAGGTCTGTCAATGTTTTCAGGCAAACTATTGAATAGTAAGTATAGACACAGATAATCAAAGATTGATAGCTTAAGGTCATACATGACTACATGTAGGAACATGTGCTCTTCTGTGTATACACTGAAGGCCCAAGCACAGAGTAGCCTAGTTCAAGTGCAGGAACATACACAAAGGCATTTATCATTGGGTTTTTCATGGACATCAAATGATCAATTAATCTCTGCctatagaataaaatattttaacccCTTTAAACTGTCACCAAAGCCAAGCTATTTACCTTATCTAGATTTCTCTGATTTCAAATGGTTTCTAGCCATTTTATTAAACTACATCTGTCAATAGAATGATTCTGTTTTAAATGTCTCAGCTGGCATTTCAGCCCTCAGTCTGCCCTGTAATGGCCCTTGTCTCACAGAGCCCGTTACTGCAATGAACTTCTTCATTTGCTTTTATGTAAGTAGTTTCAAATAGGGTGTCTACTCTGGGTTAGCAAGTTCAGATTTGACATGCAAATAAATACCATAAGCCAGATTGCTGATATTTCTGCAGCATTGCTtacataaatattaaaatattttaaagatatcGTTAGCATCCAGGTGAGCATATTCCTTGGGTGGTACAAGTAgttaacatgcttggctgctaacagagggTGGAGATTTGGGTCTACCTTGAGACACCCCAGAAGAAAAGCATAAGATGCTTCCaagccattaaaaacaaaaaaccctcactgccattgagttgttacCAACACAGTGGCtctatagtacagagtagaacttcctctgtgaattcctaagactaactctttataggggtagaaagcctagtctttctccccaggagcaactaaccaggtttcaaactgctgaccttcaagtTGACAGACCAAGGTGTAACAGTTCAGACTGAGAAATACACATGGGcagctctacactgtcctatagggttgaatTGACTCggtaacagtgagtttggtttttgactgtttaaaaataatataaatttcaaGATTTAAAAATTCACCATAACAACCTACGGTTAACTAGGTGCATAGTGTGAAGTGCTGGGCTGCCAGCCAAAAAATCAGAGGTTTGAATTGTCAGCCCCTCcgcaggagaaggatgaagcaatatgcttctgtagagatgtacagcctcagagacccatggagcagttctactttgccctacagggtctctgagcTGACAGCAGTGAATTAGATTAGCATTACCAGTTCTTTCAGAGAAGTAGATGAACTTGTCAGCAGATTGCTCCCCTACCCACAAATTGAATTCTGAGATTAAAGTATAACATCAAAAAATAAGATGTATAGCATGTTGAAGaattataaaacttaaaaatcaGTTGTTGAAATTTCTAAGATTTTAATATGCAAAAGGATTTTTAAGTCAGCTTCAACTCTTAATCCCTTAAAAATAGAATCCTCTCCACTCTTCCACAACTGTCTGCAGTgagagccccctcccccaccagccactcttccccATTTGATCTTTTCGTGTTTAGCAAAAAGGAGACACCAAGAATTTTTATAGATTCTAGGGAAGCACAATGTTTTCTGGCCTTTGTTCTATTCCTGATGGAAACTATAGTCTTCATCATGATAGTAGACAAGTGTACTAAATCCTATTTGCGTGTTAACCTGTACCAGCCAGATACTACTAGTATTCTCATGTAGACTGacaaaacagacaaaaaaaaCTGGTCAAGGGTTACGTATGTGGCTTCCAGAAGCAGAGCTGAGAGAATACAAGTTCTCGAGTCCTGAACCAGTGGCTTCTATGGAGCCTGCATATGTGAATCTGAGTTGCGTATTCGGTGCACATTCCTACTCTAAAGGCCTGAAGTGCTGTCTGTCTTCTAAGCCTTATGCATCCGGACCCTTTTCTCTAAAGCTGCGTCTGTGCACTATTCTCTTTTAGAATTATTTTCCTCCTCTCTCAAATTCATTTCCAGTTAACATTTTCCAACATTTAGCAACTTTCAC contains the following coding sequences:
- the PCID2 gene encoding PCI domain-containing protein 2; this translates as MAHITINQYLQQVYEAIDSRDGRSCAELVSFKHPHVANSRLQLPSPEEKCQQVLEPPYDEMFAAHLRCTYAVGNHDFIEAYKCQTVIVQSFLRAFQAHKEENWALPIMYAVALDLRIFANNADQQLVKKGKSKIGDMLEKAAELLMSCFRVCASDTRAGIEDSKKWGMLFLVNQLFKIYFKINKLHLCKPLIRAIDSSNLKEDYSIAQRVTYRYYVGRKAMFDSDFKQAEEYLSFAFERCHRSSQKNKRMILIYLLPVKMLLGHMPTIELLKKYHLMQFAEVTKAVSEGNLLLLNEALAKHETFFIRCGIFLILEKLKIITYRNLFKKVYLLLKTHQLSLDAFLVALKFMQVEDVDIDEVQCILANLIYMGHIKGYISHQHQKLVVSKQNPFPPLSTVC